One stretch of Bosea vaviloviae DNA includes these proteins:
- a CDS encoding cobyrinate a,c-diamide synthase, whose protein sequence is MTARGLIIAAPRSGSGKTTITLGLQRALVRRGLIVRGLKCGPDYIDPAFHAAATGAPSANLDSYAMPGALLRQIAQGAAGHADIVIAEGSMGLFDGVPGEAGHTGASADIAALMGWPVVLVIDVSGQAQSAAAIALGCMHYDPRITIAGVILNKVASERHQRLVGQGMARIGLPVLGSLPREASLILPERHLGLVQAGETEDLFARLDALADAIAAAVDLDAVLAAAGATTIAAPLAPAPALPAPGRRIAIARDAAFSFVYPHVEAGWRAAGAELVPFSPLANEPPPEDCDTCWLPGGYPELHADRIAGAARFLDGLRSFARTRPVHGECGGYMVLGRSLIDAEGVAHAMARLLGVETSFAKRKMNLGYRRAVLQADGPLGQAGQALTGHEFHYATIVAAGDDAPFAMVTDPHGSAPAPAGSRRGHVTGSFFHAIALAP, encoded by the coding sequence ATGACCGCGCGTGGCCTGATCATCGCCGCGCCGCGCTCCGGCTCGGGCAAGACCACGATCACGCTCGGCCTGCAGCGCGCGCTGGTGCGGCGTGGGCTAATCGTGCGCGGGCTGAAATGCGGACCGGACTATATCGATCCGGCCTTCCATGCCGCTGCGACCGGAGCGCCCAGCGCCAATCTCGATTCCTACGCCATGCCCGGGGCATTGCTTCGCCAGATCGCGCAGGGTGCGGCAGGCCACGCCGACATCGTCATCGCGGAAGGCTCGATGGGCCTGTTCGACGGCGTGCCGGGCGAGGCGGGCCACACTGGCGCCAGCGCCGACATCGCCGCATTGATGGGCTGGCCGGTCGTGCTCGTCATCGACGTGTCCGGCCAGGCGCAATCGGCCGCCGCGATCGCGCTCGGCTGCATGCATTACGATCCGCGCATCACCATTGCCGGCGTCATCCTCAACAAGGTCGCGAGCGAGCGCCATCAACGGCTCGTCGGCCAAGGCATGGCGCGCATCGGCCTGCCTGTGCTTGGCTCCTTGCCGCGCGAGGCCAGCCTGATCCTGCCCGAGCGCCATCTCGGACTGGTGCAGGCTGGCGAGACTGAAGATTTGTTCGCCCGGCTCGATGCGCTGGCGGACGCTATCGCGGCTGCGGTCGATCTCGATGCGGTGCTCGCAGCCGCAGGGGCGACGACGATCGCCGCGCCGCTCGCGCCCGCGCCTGCCCTGCCAGCGCCGGGCCGGCGCATCGCAATTGCACGCGACGCCGCCTTTAGCTTCGTCTACCCGCATGTCGAGGCCGGCTGGCGCGCGGCCGGGGCCGAACTCGTGCCGTTCTCACCACTCGCCAATGAACCGCCGCCCGAGGATTGCGACACCTGCTGGCTGCCAGGCGGTTATCCTGAGCTGCATGCGGACCGGATCGCGGGCGCAGCGCGCTTCCTCGACGGTCTGCGCAGTTTTGCGCGGACGCGACCGGTCCATGGCGAGTGCGGTGGCTATATGGTGCTGGGGCGCTCATTGATCGATGCCGAGGGCGTCGCTCACGCCATGGCCAGGCTGCTCGGCGTCGAAACCAGCTTCGCCAAGCGCAAGATGAATCTGGGCTACCGCCGCGCCGTGCTGCAGGCCGACGGCCCGCTGGGGCAAGCCGGCCAAGCGCTCACGGGGCACGAATTCCACTACGCCACGATCGTCGCCGCCGGAGACGATGCGCCCTTCGCTATGGTCACCGATCCGCATGGCTCGGCGCCCGCCCCCGCCGGCAGCCGGCGCGGCCATGTCACCGGCTCGTTCTTCCACGCGATCGCGTTGGCGCCGTGA
- the cobM gene encoding precorrin-4 C(11)-methyltransferase, producing MSVHFIGAGPGAPDLITLRGRDLIAACPVCLYAGSLIPKAMLDWCPKGARIIDTAPLDLDAIIAEMEGAHLAGQDVARLHSGDLSIWSACGEQMRRLDALAIPYSVTPGVPAFAAAAASLKRELTLPGVAQSLVLTRTSGRASAMPEREKLATFAASGATLAIHLSIHVIDQVVAELTPFYGAECPVAVVFRASWPDERVLRGTLAAIAEQVRSSGLERTALILVGPALGAEDFGESALYSTGYDRRFRPGGGQ from the coding sequence ATGAGCGTGCATTTCATCGGCGCCGGCCCCGGCGCGCCCGATCTCATCACCCTGCGCGGACGCGACCTGATCGCAGCCTGCCCGGTCTGCCTCTATGCCGGCTCGCTGATCCCCAAGGCAATGCTCGACTGGTGCCCGAAGGGTGCCCGCATCATCGACACCGCCCCGCTCGACCTCGACGCCATCATCGCGGAGATGGAAGGCGCCCACCTTGCCGGGCAGGATGTGGCGCGGCTGCATTCGGGCGACCTCTCGATCTGGAGCGCCTGCGGGGAGCAGATGCGCCGGCTCGATGCTCTCGCCATCCCCTATAGCGTAACGCCAGGCGTGCCGGCCTTCGCGGCTGCCGCCGCGAGCCTGAAGCGCGAACTGACGCTGCCGGGCGTCGCGCAATCGCTGGTTCTCACCCGCACCTCGGGCCGCGCCTCGGCTATGCCCGAGCGGGAAAAACTCGCGACGTTCGCGGCATCCGGCGCGACGCTGGCGATCCATCTTTCGATCCATGTCATCGATCAGGTGGTAGCGGAGCTCACGCCCTTCTACGGCGCGGAGTGTCCGGTCGCGGTCGTCTTCCGGGCGTCCTGGCCCGATGAACGCGTGCTGCGCGGGACGCTGGCTGCGATTGCCGAGCAGGTCCGTTCCTCGGGGCTGGAGCGCACCGCGCTGATCCTGGTCGGACCGGCTTTGGGCGCAGAGGATTTCGGCGAGAGTGCTCTCTACTCGACCGGCTACGACCGCCGCTTCCGGCCGGGAGGGGGACAATGA
- a CDS encoding cobalamin biosynthesis protein: MSGRLVAGLGLRAGTSEGDIRACLDLTLATAGLAGEVVPRFATLAARSAEPGLLALAKDRNAELVAIPDEALKGFEAACATRSTRIASLYGVGSVAEAAALAAAGLGGVLVQSRITTARVTCALARSAT; the protein is encoded by the coding sequence TTGAGCGGCCGTCTCGTCGCAGGGTTGGGCCTGCGTGCCGGGACGAGCGAGGGCGATATCCGCGCCTGTCTCGACCTGACACTGGCGACTGCAGGGCTCGCCGGAGAGGTCGTACCCCGTTTCGCGACACTCGCCGCGCGCAGCGCCGAGCCGGGGCTGCTGGCGCTGGCGAAGGACCGCAATGCCGAGCTCGTCGCCATTCCCGATGAGGCGCTGAAAGGATTCGAGGCGGCCTGTGCGACACGCTCCACGCGGATCGCCTCGCTCTATGGCGTCGGCTCGGTGGCGGAGGCCGCCGCGCTCGCCGCCGCAGGTCTCGGCGGCGTCCTGGTGCAATCGCGCATCACGACTGCCCGCGTCACCTGCGCCCTGGCGAGGAGCGCCACATGA
- a CDS encoding bifunctional cobalt-precorrin-7 (C(5))-methyltransferase/cobalt-precorrin-6B (C(15))-methyltransferase, with amino-acid sequence MALVTLENDGLSSGSEAAPSPWLALIGLGEDGRAGLGPEAKSALDEAEIVFGGERHIALVGSVPGELRPWPQPFRNALPQILAERGRKVCVLATSDPFHYGIGNSLSRAIPAQEMRIIPQISSFAMACTRMRWPQEECALVSLHGRTLYRIVPHLQPGARILALSWDETTPRAVAELMTARGLGGSRIAVMESLGGPQERVRETRADSFAFDDIVPLNIIAVDVAAGRDSRILPLAPGLDEDWFAHDGQITKSEIRAITLSALAPRGGELLWDVGAGSGSIAVEWCQRHLRNQAVAFEARPERAHRIARNKIELGGLSVEVVGEAPAGFAGREAPDAVFIGGGLTVDGLFEAAWAALKPGGRLVANVVTIEGEAKLAALHAEHGGSLRRVSIDRLAPVGGKHGWRPAMPVTQWRVEKP; translated from the coding sequence ATGGCACTAGTTACGCTTGAAAACGATGGGCTGTCGAGCGGCAGCGAGGCTGCGCCCTCGCCTTGGCTGGCGCTGATCGGGCTTGGCGAGGACGGCCGGGCCGGTCTCGGCCCCGAGGCGAAGTCCGCTCTCGACGAGGCCGAGATCGTCTTCGGCGGCGAGCGCCATATCGCGCTGGTCGGGTCGGTGCCGGGCGAGCTGCGCCCCTGGCCGCAGCCCTTCCGCAACGCTCTGCCGCAGATCCTGGCCGAACGCGGCCGCAAGGTCTGCGTTCTCGCGACCAGCGACCCGTTCCACTACGGCATCGGCAATAGCTTGAGCCGTGCGATTCCCGCGCAGGAAATGCGGATCATCCCGCAAATCTCCTCCTTCGCGATGGCCTGCACCAGGATGCGCTGGCCGCAGGAGGAGTGCGCGCTGGTCTCGCTGCATGGCCGCACGCTCTACCGCATCGTGCCGCATCTCCAGCCGGGCGCGCGTATCCTGGCCCTGTCCTGGGACGAGACCACCCCGCGCGCCGTCGCCGAACTGATGACGGCGCGCGGCCTCGGCGGCAGTCGCATTGCCGTGATGGAATCGCTCGGAGGGCCGCAGGAGCGCGTGCGCGAGACGCGCGCCGATAGCTTCGCCTTCGACGACATCGTGCCGCTGAACATCATCGCGGTCGATGTCGCGGCCGGACGCGACTCGCGCATCCTGCCGCTCGCACCGGGGCTGGACGAGGACTGGTTCGCCCATGACGGGCAGATCACCAAATCGGAGATCCGCGCGATCACCCTGTCGGCACTCGCCCCCCGCGGCGGCGAGCTGCTCTGGGATGTCGGCGCGGGCTCGGGCTCCATCGCGGTCGAATGGTGCCAGCGCCATCTCCGCAACCAGGCCGTCGCCTTCGAGGCCAGGCCCGAGCGCGCGCACCGGATCGCACGCAACAAAATCGAACTCGGCGGCCTCTCGGTCGAGGTCGTCGGCGAGGCGCCTGCGGGCTTCGCCGGGCGCGAAGCGCCCGATGCCGTGTTCATCGGCGGCGGCCTGACAGTCGATGGCCTGTTCGAGGCCGCCTGGGCCGCGCTGAAGCCGGGTGGGCGCCTCGTCGCCAATGTCGTGACGATCGAGGGCGAGGCGAAACTCGCTGCGCTGCACGCCGAACATGGCGGCTCGCTGCGGCGCGTTTCGATCGACCGGCTGGCGCCCGTCGGCGGCAAGCATGGCTGGCGCCCGGCCATGCCGGTGACGCAATGGCGGGTCGAAAAGCCTTGA
- a CDS encoding cobalt-precorrin-6A reductase → MTVLILGGTSEAAALDQHLAEQAPDIRAIISLAGHTVDPRPSNLPVRVGGFGGIEGLRAYLREEGIIAVIDATHPFAAIMPFNAEHACKAEGVPLLAIRRKPWIRRPGDRWRSVLDMQAAVEALGDEPKRVFLTVGRLELPVFADAPRHRYLVRVIEPIGDRLPLHDVTVIQQRGPFHADDEEDLMRREGVEILVTKNSGGDATAGKLVAARQLGLPVIMVERPPKPDVEAVEHIDQVLPWLVAQGLFVTERGV, encoded by the coding sequence ATGACCGTGCTCATTCTTGGTGGAACCAGTGAAGCGGCGGCGCTTGATCAGCATCTGGCTGAACAGGCCCCCGATATTCGCGCCATCATCTCCTTGGCCGGCCATACAGTCGACCCCCGCCCGTCGAACCTGCCGGTTCGGGTCGGAGGCTTCGGCGGCATCGAGGGCCTGCGGGCCTATCTGCGCGAGGAGGGCATCATCGCCGTCATCGATGCGACACATCCCTTTGCCGCGATCATGCCCTTCAACGCCGAGCACGCCTGCAAGGCCGAGGGCGTGCCGCTGCTCGCCATCCGCCGCAAGCCCTGGATACGGCGCCCTGGCGATCGCTGGCGCTCCGTGCTCGATATGCAGGCCGCGGTCGAGGCGCTGGGGGACGAGCCGAAGCGCGTCTTCCTGACCGTCGGCCGCCTTGAACTCCCGGTTTTCGCCGACGCGCCGCGTCATCGCTATCTGGTTCGCGTCATCGAGCCGATCGGAGACCGCCTGCCGCTGCACGACGTCACCGTGATCCAGCAGCGCGGACCCTTCCATGCCGATGACGAAGAGGATCTGATGCGCCGCGAAGGCGTCGAGATTCTCGTCACCAAGAATTCGGGCGGTGACGCCACGGCCGGCAAGCTCGTCGCCGCGCGCCAGCTCGGCTTGCCGGTGATCATGGTCGAGCGGCCGCCGAAGCCCGATGTCGAGGCTGTCGAGCATATCGATCAGGTCCTGCCCTGGCTGGTGGCGCAGGGGCTCTTCGTCACGGAACGCGGCGTATAG
- the cobJ gene encoding precorrin-3B C(17)-methyltransferase has product MVGSLTIVGLGPGEAHWLTPAAQAALDAASDLVGYGPYLDRIPARAGQTKHGSDNRVEIARAEHALRLAAEGRTVAVVSGGDPGVFAMAAAVFEALEAGDPAWRALTITVEPGITAMLAAAAKVGAPLGGDFCAISLSDNLKPWEVVTMRLEAALAADFVIALYNPISKARPWQLGAALELAAQHRPAETPVIFARAVGRPDENLRVLPLSQAVAAAASADMATLVMIGASSTRLIERPGQAAIVYTPRSVTKSPCATSQGRT; this is encoded by the coding sequence ATCGTAGGCTCGCTCACCATCGTAGGCTTGGGCCCCGGCGAGGCGCATTGGCTGACGCCGGCCGCACAAGCCGCGCTCGATGCAGCCAGCGACCTCGTCGGCTACGGGCCCTATCTCGACCGGATTCCGGCGCGCGCCGGCCAGACCAAGCACGGCTCCGACAACCGCGTCGAGATCGCGCGCGCCGAGCATGCCTTGCGGCTGGCGGCTGAAGGGCGGACCGTCGCTGTCGTTTCGGGCGGCGATCCCGGCGTCTTCGCGATGGCGGCGGCCGTGTTCGAGGCGCTGGAGGCGGGCGATCCGGCCTGGCGGGCGCTGACGATCACGGTCGAGCCCGGCATCACGGCGATGCTGGCGGCTGCGGCCAAGGTCGGTGCGCCGCTCGGCGGCGATTTCTGCGCGATCTCGCTCTCGGACAATCTCAAGCCCTGGGAGGTCGTCACGATGCGGTTAGAGGCCGCGCTGGCCGCCGATTTCGTGATCGCGCTCTACAACCCGATCTCGAAGGCGCGGCCCTGGCAGCTCGGCGCCGCGCTCGAGCTGGCGGCACAACACCGCCCGGCGGAGACGCCGGTGATCTTCGCCCGCGCCGTCGGGCGGCCGGATGAGAATCTGCGCGTGCTGCCGCTATCGCAAGCTGTCGCGGCTGCGGCTTCGGCCGACATGGCCACCCTGGTGATGATCGGCGCGTCCTCGACGCGGTTGATCGAGCGGCCGGGCCAGGCCGCGATCGTCTATACGCCGCGTTCCGTGACGAAGAGCCCCTGCGCCACCAGCCAGGGCAGGACCTGA
- a CDS encoding precorrin-2 C(20)-methyltransferase translates to MTLRARDIILSADRLVHFCKRGRRGNARVTADAIVPPNAAREIELAFPVTTEAHVGEVGYDEPIATFYEEAAAQLAAEMEAGRSVAVLCDGDPFFYGSFMHLWRRLAHRFPTEVVPGVTGMAGAWTRAGAPITWGDDIMTVLPGTLSEAELTRRLVDTDAAVIMKLGRNLPKVRRALRTAGLIHRAIYVERATMAEQVVLKLGDKPDDEAPYFSMVLVPGEGRRL, encoded by the coding sequence ATGACCCTGCGCGCCCGCGACATCATTCTCAGTGCGGACCGGCTGGTGCATTTCTGCAAGCGCGGCCGGCGCGGCAATGCCCGCGTCACGGCCGACGCGATCGTCCCGCCCAATGCGGCGCGTGAGATCGAGCTCGCCTTCCCCGTGACGACCGAGGCCCATGTCGGCGAGGTCGGCTATGACGAGCCGATCGCGACCTTCTACGAGGAAGCCGCCGCCCAGCTCGCGGCGGAGATGGAAGCAGGGCGAAGCGTCGCCGTGCTCTGCGACGGCGACCCGTTCTTCTACGGCTCATTCATGCATCTGTGGCGGCGCCTCGCCCATCGCTTCCCGACCGAGGTGGTGCCGGGCGTCACCGGCATGGCCGGAGCCTGGACCCGGGCCGGAGCGCCGATCACCTGGGGCGACGACATCATGACCGTGCTGCCGGGCACGCTCTCGGAAGCGGAATTGACGCGCCGGCTGGTCGACACCGACGCGGCCGTGATCATGAAGCTCGGCCGCAACCTGCCGAAAGTGCGCCGCGCCCTGAGGACGGCGGGGCTGATCCACCGCGCGATCTATGTCGAGCGCGCCACCATGGCCGAGCAGGTCGTGCTGAAGCTCGGCGACAAACCCGATGACGAGGCGCCCTATTTCTCGATGGTGCTGGTGCCGGGCGAAGGACGGCGGCTGTGA
- a CDS encoding precorrin-8X methylmutase has protein sequence MSTRYNYIQDGAAIYERSFAIIRAEADLSRFSGSAARVVVRMIHACGMTDLPDDIEMSEGFTSAAEAAMRAGAPILCDAKMVANGVTRARLPARNEVVCTLDDPRTPGLAAELGTTRSAAAMELWRPQLAGALVVIGNAPTSLFRLLEMLDAGAPQPAAVIGIPVGFVGAAESKQALAGDGRVPFLVVHGRRGGSAMAAAAVNALAQEKE, from the coding sequence TTGAGCACGCGTTACAACTATATCCAGGACGGAGCCGCGATCTATGAGCGCTCCTTCGCGATCATCCGGGCCGAGGCCGATCTCTCGCGCTTTTCCGGCTCCGCCGCGCGCGTCGTGGTGCGGATGATCCACGCCTGCGGCATGACCGACTTGCCTGACGACATCGAGATGTCCGAGGGCTTCACGAGCGCGGCCGAGGCTGCCATGCGGGCCGGCGCACCGATTCTCTGCGACGCCAAGATGGTCGCCAATGGTGTGACACGGGCCCGCCTGCCGGCGCGAAACGAGGTGGTCTGCACACTCGACGATCCGCGCACGCCCGGCCTCGCCGCGGAACTCGGCACGACGCGCTCCGCCGCTGCAATGGAATTGTGGCGGCCACAGCTTGCCGGAGCGCTGGTGGTGATCGGCAATGCGCCGACCTCGCTGTTCCGGCTGCTGGAGATGCTCGATGCCGGCGCGCCCCAGCCTGCCGCCGTGATCGGCATTCCGGTCGGCTTCGTCGGTGCGGCGGAATCGAAGCAGGCCTTGGCCGGAGATGGCCGCGTGCCCTTCCTCGTCGTGCACGGACGGCGCGGCGGCTCGGCGATGGCGGCAGCCGCCGTCAACGCGCTGGCGCAAGAAAAGGAATGA
- the cobG gene encoding precorrin-3B synthase codes for MSALPHGRAPPATLRRGWCPSTLKPMETGDGWLVRLHPPGAVLTPTQLIRIATLAREHGNGLIEISARGNMQLRGLTAQSHPALVAVLLGERLVDEHDGDGPQRLTLISPLAGDGEMIDAAALAEAIEARGRLVAGLPAKLLIIVDGGGTLSLDGFACDLRLLAIAADRIMIGLPDGSWRGPIAVADTVEAVETILRRFAGHHAQARETIRRLRDLSPEALAALCDLPETDAPPPRHASRRAGLFALGTGRFAAIAGLPFGRCDAATLKALGHAAEAQGTRALRLSPWRGLACLGLSEASAQAWLGEAGGLGLITHDEDPRLWVQACAGKPACLRAETEAMSDAARLAEAAAPLLARGLSLHVSGCAKSCAHPGGADLTLVGREGRYDVVLHGTTHDQPVATLDLCDILRRLQPGQDLFARLSAAASGH; via the coding sequence ATGAGCGCGCTTCCGCACGGACGCGCGCCCCCGGCAACGCTGCGGCGCGGCTGGTGCCCGAGCACGTTGAAGCCGATGGAGACCGGTGATGGCTGGCTGGTGCGGCTGCATCCGCCCGGAGCCGTTCTGACGCCCACGCAGCTCATCCGCATCGCCACCCTGGCGCGCGAGCATGGCAACGGGCTGATCGAGATTTCCGCGCGCGGCAACATGCAGCTGCGCGGGTTGACGGCTCAGAGCCATCCGGCGCTGGTAGCAGTGCTGCTGGGCGAACGCCTTGTCGACGAGCATGACGGCGACGGTCCGCAGCGCCTGACGCTGATCTCGCCATTGGCGGGAGACGGCGAGATGATCGACGCCGCCGCGCTGGCAGAAGCGATCGAAGCGCGCGGGCGGCTCGTAGCCGGGCTTCCGGCGAAACTCCTGATCATCGTCGATGGCGGAGGCACGCTCTCGCTCGACGGTTTCGCCTGCGATCTGCGCCTCCTGGCGATCGCGGCCGACCGCATCATGATCGGCCTGCCGGACGGTTCATGGCGCGGGCCGATCGCCGTTGCGGATACGGTCGAGGCCGTCGAGACGATCCTGCGTCGCTTCGCCGGGCATCACGCCCAGGCGCGCGAGACGATCCGCCGCCTGCGCGATCTGTCGCCCGAGGCGCTCGCCGCTCTCTGCGACCTGCCCGAAACCGATGCACCACCACCTCGCCATGCCTCCCGCCGTGCCGGCCTGTTCGCGCTCGGCACTGGCCGCTTCGCCGCCATCGCCGGCCTGCCCTTCGGCCGCTGCGACGCTGCCACGCTGAAAGCCCTCGGCCACGCCGCCGAGGCGCAAGGCACGCGCGCTTTACGCCTCTCGCCCTGGCGCGGGCTTGCCTGCCTCGGCCTGAGCGAAGCCTCGGCGCAGGCCTGGCTCGGCGAGGCCGGTGGCCTAGGCCTGATCACGCATGACGAGGATCCACGCCTCTGGGTCCAGGCCTGCGCCGGCAAACCGGCCTGCCTGCGCGCCGAAACCGAGGCCATGAGCGATGCCGCGCGGCTCGCCGAAGCTGCCGCGCCGCTCTTGGCCCGGGGCCTGAGCCTGCATGTCTCGGGCTGTGCCAAATCCTGCGCCCATCCGGGTGGCGCCGACCTCACTTTGGTCGGCCGGGAGGGGCGCTACGACGTGGTTCTCCACGGCACGACGCACGATCAGCCTGTCGCGACGCTTGACCTTTGCGACATCCTGCGGCGTCTGCAGCCAGGACAGGATCTTTTCGCCCGCCTGAGTGCGGCGGCTTCAGGACATTAG